The proteins below come from a single Deltaproteobacteria bacterium genomic window:
- a CDS encoding sugar ABC transporter substrate-binding protein — protein MKKAFHGVQRLFLAAVLLVLIVGPSFGADFNWRKYEGTTLRALFVKSAFTPIAQKQLKEFEDLTGITVKAEYYSSAPLRQKLVMELGAKNKDLDVFGGMMKTAFQYEKAGWLEPLEKYVNNPELTHPDFDFEDFAARTHPIINNHLIGITSSCNPQLLMYRKDLFEEYGIKVPTNWAELEAAAQALKKHLPDGQFPWIVRMNKENTAPFATFLYTNGASWLDENGKPAFNTPAAVEAIEFYGKMAREYGPPGAATIGWKEVVGAIAQGKAAMTAEISIFAGLVFENPKRSKVAGKMGYVMIPPGKTGQFQAMLPLTTGHISTFSEKKEAAWYLLQYTSMKEPMMDYQLAGLPMTRLSCWEDPRWKAKDKMPQLSKLQVEAIENGRIGFEIPIARFTEARPILSRLLYVGYEGGEVQQAADDAVKEVARLVD, from the coding sequence ATGAAAAAAGCTTTTCATGGTGTACAGCGATTATTCCTGGCAGCAGTGTTGTTGGTGCTCATTGTCGGCCCGTCATTTGGAGCGGATTTTAACTGGCGCAAGTACGAGGGGACCACGCTTCGAGCGCTTTTTGTGAAATCAGCATTTACGCCGATTGCCCAGAAACAACTTAAGGAATTCGAGGATCTAACCGGTATTACGGTCAAGGCCGAGTACTATTCGTCGGCACCCTTACGTCAGAAACTGGTCATGGAGCTCGGTGCAAAAAACAAAGACCTGGACGTTTTTGGGGGAATGATGAAAACAGCCTTTCAGTATGAAAAAGCGGGTTGGCTGGAACCCCTTGAAAAATATGTCAACAATCCCGAGCTGACGCATCCTGATTTCGATTTTGAGGATTTTGCTGCCCGTACCCATCCCATTATCAACAATCATTTGATCGGGATAACATCCAGCTGCAACCCGCAGCTGCTCATGTATCGCAAGGACCTGTTCGAAGAATACGGCATCAAGGTTCCCACCAATTGGGCTGAGCTGGAAGCGGCTGCCCAGGCGCTGAAAAAGCATCTTCCAGATGGGCAGTTCCCCTGGATTGTTCGTATGAACAAAGAAAACACGGCACCTTTCGCCACATTTCTATACACCAATGGTGCCAGCTGGTTGGATGAAAACGGCAAACCCGCTTTCAATACGCCGGCAGCCGTCGAAGCCATCGAGTTCTATGGCAAGATGGCCCGGGAATACGGGCCTCCGGGGGCGGCTACTATCGGCTGGAAAGAAGTGGTGGGAGCCATCGCGCAGGGCAAAGCCGCTATGACGGCGGAGATTTCGATTTTTGCCGGCCTGGTATTCGAAAACCCCAAACGATCCAAGGTGGCCGGAAAAATGGGCTATGTCATGATTCCTCCTGGAAAAACCGGTCAATTTCAAGCCATGCTGCCGCTCACCACGGGTCATATCAGCACTTTTTCGGAGAAAAAAGAAGCGGCCTGGTACCTGCTGCAATACACCTCCATGAAAGAACCGATGATGGATTATCAACTGGCCGGGCTGCCCATGACGCGCTTGTCCTGTTGGGAAGATCCAAGATGGAAAGCCAAGGATAAAATGCCGCAACTGTCAAAACTTCAGGTGGAAGCGATTGAAAACGGGCGCATTGGTTTTGAAATCCCGATTGCCAGGTTCACGGAAGCCAGGCCCATATTGTCGCGTCTCCTGTATGTTGGTTATGAGGGCGGTGAAGTGCAGCAAGCGGCTGATGATGCCGTTAAAGAGGTTGCACGGTTGGTTGATTAG
- a CDS encoding sugar ABC transporter permease, whose protein sequence is MRAISPVQRILDYTDRQIRWLFSFPAMLFMIVLFAYPLYELVSTSLTNEVLSSEGAGEFIGLANFSRAFFEDQHFWRSVRITLYFAAGSTLGQLTLGMGLALFLNRRFKGEATFRMLLMFPIIATPVAMSLVWSMLMNPMMGHLNYYLSFFGFSGSLWAADTKTVLPSIIMVEIWHWTPMTMLVFLAGLKSLPREPFEAAVVDGASRVQIFFRITLPLLQPYVFLLLLMRLVHGLKVFDKIFVLSGGGPNRASETLNIMIYDQAFGATNFGYASALGSFLMLIILLISIGLFRFRQRNWGY, encoded by the coding sequence ATGAGAGCAATATCGCCGGTACAGCGCATACTGGATTATACGGACAGGCAGATTCGCTGGCTATTCTCTTTTCCGGCCATGCTGTTTATGATCGTATTGTTCGCCTATCCGCTATACGAGCTGGTGTCCACCAGTCTCACCAACGAAGTGTTGTCATCGGAGGGTGCAGGCGAATTCATCGGCCTGGCCAACTTTTCCAGGGCCTTTTTTGAAGATCAGCACTTCTGGCGCTCTGTCCGGATTACGCTCTATTTTGCCGCCGGCTCAACCCTGGGCCAGCTGACGCTGGGGATGGGATTGGCCCTGTTCCTGAACAGGCGGTTCAAGGGCGAGGCAACCTTTCGCATGCTCTTAATGTTTCCCATCATCGCCACACCGGTGGCCATGTCGCTGGTGTGGTCCATGCTGATGAACCCGATGATGGGCCATTTAAACTATTATCTGTCATTTTTCGGGTTTTCCGGATCATTGTGGGCGGCGGATACCAAAACCGTGTTGCCCTCCATCATCATGGTCGAAATCTGGCACTGGACGCCCATGACCATGCTGGTGTTTCTGGCTGGATTGAAGAGCCTGCCCAGGGAGCCTTTTGAAGCGGCGGTGGTGGACGGTGCCTCCAGGGTACAGATCTTTTTCAGGATCACCCTGCCGCTGCTCCAGCCATATGTTTTCCTGTTGTTGCTGATGCGGCTGGTTCACGGGCTCAAGGTGTTCGACAAGATTTTCGTATTGTCCGGCGGGGGCCCCAACAGGGCGTCTGAAACGCTGAATATCATGATCTACGACCAGGCTTTCGGGGCGACCAATTTCGGATATGCCTCTGCCCTGGGATCCTTTTTGATGCTGATCATTCTGCTCATTTCCATCGGCCTGTTCCGTTTTCGTCAGAGAAACTGGGGGTATTGA
- a CDS encoding carbohydrate ABC transporter permease, translating to MRDHRTIQVINRILFYVILLFIVGVFCFPFLWVLYTSLQDAVNAGAVPPDLTAPPTLDNFRQVFAEGQFFSCLWNSTVVVALTLMANLIVSLPAAYVIARKRQNWMMFLILFLQMAPWICLLLPWYVIFKKLGLYDTYFGLVLSNLTFMIPFTVWLMLGFFEDVPVEVEEAAWLDGCSHLGTFVRIVAPLVKGGIITITTLGFMFCWNIFLFPLVLSGYDSKTLPVFVYGFMADNQLDFGPLAAAALLSMAPVIVFVLINQKYFRQGIAFGGGK from the coding sequence ATGCGTGATCACCGAACCATACAGGTCATCAACCGAATCCTGTTTTACGTCATCCTGCTATTCATTGTCGGGGTGTTTTGCTTCCCTTTTCTGTGGGTGCTCTACACCTCTTTGCAGGATGCGGTGAACGCCGGCGCGGTTCCGCCGGATTTAACGGCACCACCAACCTTGGACAACTTCCGGCAGGTGTTTGCAGAAGGTCAGTTTTTCTCCTGCTTGTGGAATTCAACGGTGGTGGTGGCGTTGACCCTGATGGCCAATTTGATTGTCTCCCTGCCGGCGGCTTACGTGATCGCCCGCAAACGTCAGAACTGGATGATGTTCCTGATTCTGTTTCTGCAAATGGCGCCCTGGATCTGCCTGCTGCTGCCCTGGTACGTTATCTTCAAAAAACTGGGATTATACGACACCTATTTCGGGCTGGTCTTGTCCAACTTGACTTTTATGATTCCGTTCACGGTCTGGCTGATGCTGGGGTTTTTCGAGGATGTGCCCGTGGAGGTGGAGGAAGCCGCCTGGCTGGACGGGTGTTCTCACCTGGGAACCTTTGTCAGGATTGTGGCACCCCTGGTCAAGGGCGGTATTATCACGATTACCACCCTGGGGTTCATGTTTTGCTGGAATATCTTTCTATTCCCGTTGGTGCTGTCCGGGTATGATTCCAAAACACTGCCCGTGTTTGTCTATGGATTTATGGCGGACAATCAGCTGGATTTCGGTCCTCTGGCCGCTGCCGCGCTGCTGTCCATGGCCCCGGTAATCGTTTTTGTTTTGATCAATCAGAAGTACTTCCGCCAGGGCATTGCTTTCGGCGGCGGGAAATAG
- the ugpC gene encoding sn-glycerol-3-phosphate ABC transporter ATP-binding protein UgpC: MAQVKIDKVSKKFGKFKAVKEFSLDIQDGEFIVLVGPSGCGKTTLLRMVAGLEKVTSGEIFIDQTDVTRTPPKKRDIAMVFQNYALYPHMNVYNNLAFALKLRKIPKAQIKATVEKTADLLGIGDFLNRRPNQLSGGQKQRVALGRAIVRQPKVFLFDEPLSNLDAKLRVSMRAEILDIHRRLNNTSLYVTHDQLEAMTMGTRIIIMKDGVIQQNGPPKEIYNNPANKFVAGFIGSPAMNLMRFVIQEDAGKLMAVKNGLALMIPEEKNEPLKSYLNQAVFLGLRPEHISDSVVNGSEAANAAFKAFVRLVEPLGSEQLIHLEAEDQRFIARIDPRSSISYGDTLEFHADMNFAAFFDADTETRIV, translated from the coding sequence GTGGCTCAGGTTAAAATAGATAAGGTATCCAAGAAATTTGGAAAATTCAAAGCGGTCAAAGAATTCTCCCTGGACATCCAGGATGGTGAGTTTATCGTGTTGGTGGGGCCGAGCGGATGCGGAAAAACCACCCTGCTGCGCATGGTGGCCGGCTTGGAAAAAGTGACCTCAGGAGAGATATTTATCGACCAAACAGACGTCACCCGCACGCCACCTAAAAAACGGGACATTGCCATGGTCTTCCAGAACTATGCGCTTTATCCGCACATGAACGTGTACAACAACCTGGCCTTTGCCCTGAAACTGCGCAAAATACCCAAAGCTCAGATCAAAGCGACCGTGGAAAAAACAGCTGATCTGTTGGGAATCGGCGATTTTCTAAACCGGCGGCCCAACCAGTTGTCCGGCGGACAGAAGCAGCGGGTTGCCCTGGGCAGGGCCATTGTCAGGCAGCCCAAGGTGTTTCTCTTTGACGAACCCCTGTCCAACCTCGATGCCAAACTGCGGGTTTCCATGCGGGCTGAAATTTTGGATATCCACCGGCGACTCAATAACACCTCGCTCTATGTGACCCACGACCAGCTGGAAGCAATGACCATGGGAACAAGAATTATCATTATGAAAGACGGCGTCATTCAACAGAACGGCCCGCCCAAAGAGATCTACAATAATCCTGCCAATAAATTTGTAGCAGGGTTCATCGGCTCGCCGGCCATGAATTTAATGCGGTTTGTTATTCAGGAAGATGCTGGAAAGCTGATGGCAGTCAAAAACGGCTTGGCACTGATGATCCCGGAAGAAAAAAATGAGCCGTTAAAATCGTATCTTAATCAGGCGGTCTTTCTGGGCTTGAGACCGGAGCATATCAGCGATTCGGTGGTTAACGGCAGTGAAGCCGCTAACGCTGCTTTTAAAGCGTTTGTGCGGCTGGTGGAGCCGCTGGGCTCCGAGCAACTGATCCACCTGGAAGCTGAAGACCAGCGTTTCATTGCCCGTATCGATCCGCGTTCATCCATCAGCTATGGCGACACCCTTGAATTTCACGCTGATATGAACTTCGCGGCTTTTTTCGATGCCGATACCGAAACAAGGATTGTTTAA
- a CDS encoding CocE/NonD family hydrolase yields the protein MSQKIPDVIIESNVPATMRDGAVLRADIYRPAVAGTFPVLLLRTPYAKSNMSLVFQTTMDPIKAAQAGYMVIIQDVRSRWESDGDKFFPYRDEFDDGFDTVEWAASLPNSNGNVGMFGYSYYATTPWFAAVTQPPHLKAIFPFAAAMDFYQYRGGALDLSIMIAWTLLLLGPDGITKAKAGSPELIPELMSLFANIDRIEQVFRALPFQDIEAMKLGDTFAPYFYETLAHPLYDDYHKQQTVIDKHDRVRVPALIFTGWYDLLLQNDLLHFTRMRNEAATPEARDNTRIVIGPWTHVGTTGAVGELNFGLGASTLLLELKTNLTEVHLEWFDYWLKGIRNNINDEPPVKIFVMGDNAWRGENEWPLTRTRYTPMYIHSSGKANSLVGDGQLSFEPPLDEPEDHFVFDPNNPVPTMGGNHILPLYYHRGPVDQTILEQRFDVLVYSGDILEQDVEVTGPLSVKLFAASSAPDTDFTAKLVDVHPDGRAFNIADGIIRARYRKGRAAEPSLITPNSVVAYDIDLLATSIVFKKGHRIRIEISSSNFPRWDRNPNTGELAHEAETLTTAFQTVYHNSRYQTHILLPLIPR from the coding sequence ATGAGCCAAAAGATTCCTGATGTCATTATTGAGTCCAACGTTCCGGCCACCATGCGCGATGGCGCCGTGTTAAGAGCCGATATATACCGTCCGGCCGTTGCGGGCACGTTTCCGGTCCTATTGCTCAGAACGCCCTATGCCAAATCCAATATGAGCTTGGTTTTTCAGACGACCATGGATCCGATAAAAGCGGCTCAGGCCGGTTATATGGTTATTATTCAGGATGTTCGGTCCCGGTGGGAATCAGACGGGGACAAGTTTTTTCCGTATCGGGATGAGTTCGATGACGGATTCGATACAGTGGAATGGGCGGCTTCGTTGCCCAATTCCAATGGAAATGTGGGCATGTTCGGCTATTCTTATTATGCGACAACGCCGTGGTTTGCGGCTGTGACGCAGCCCCCGCACTTGAAGGCGATTTTCCCGTTTGCTGCCGCCATGGATTTTTACCAATATCGGGGAGGGGCGCTGGATCTTTCTATCATGATCGCCTGGACGCTGTTACTCCTCGGTCCGGATGGCATTACGAAGGCAAAAGCGGGTTCGCCCGAGCTGATTCCGGAACTGATGAGTCTGTTTGCCAACATCGATCGAATCGAGCAGGTTTTCAGGGCGTTGCCGTTTCAGGATATCGAGGCAATGAAACTGGGAGACACATTTGCCCCCTATTTTTATGAAACGCTGGCGCACCCCCTGTATGATGATTACCACAAGCAGCAGACAGTGATTGACAAGCATGATCGTGTCAGGGTACCGGCCCTGATTTTTACCGGATGGTATGATCTGCTGCTGCAGAATGATCTGCTGCACTTTACCCGCATGCGCAATGAGGCGGCAACACCGGAAGCAAGGGATAATACGCGCATCGTGATCGGCCCCTGGACGCACGTCGGCACAACCGGTGCGGTGGGAGAACTGAATTTCGGATTAGGCGCTTCTACCCTTTTGCTGGAATTGAAAACGAATCTGACAGAAGTTCACCTGGAGTGGTTTGATTATTGGCTTAAAGGGATCAGGAATAATATTAACGATGAACCACCGGTCAAGATATTTGTAATGGGCGACAATGCCTGGCGCGGAGAAAACGAATGGCCGCTGACTAGGACAAGATACACGCCGATGTACATACACAGCTCCGGCAAAGCCAATTCTCTTGTCGGAGATGGCCAACTCTCTTTCGAGCCGCCTCTCGACGAACCTGAGGATCATTTTGTTTTTGATCCGAATAATCCCGTACCCACTATGGGTGGGAATCACATCCTGCCGCTGTATTATCACCGCGGTCCGGTTGACCAGACGATTCTCGAGCAACGATTTGACGTGCTGGTATACAGCGGCGATATTCTTGAGCAGGACGTTGAAGTCACGGGTCCTTTGTCCGTCAAACTTTTTGCTGCCAGTAGTGCCCCGGATACTGATTTTACGGCGAAATTGGTCGATGTGCATCCGGACGGGAGGGCCTTCAATATCGCCGATGGCATCATCCGCGCCCGCTACCGTAAGGGTCGAGCCGCTGAACCGAGTTTAATTACCCCCAATTCGGTCGTTGCGTACGACATCGATCTTTTGGCCACCAGTATCGTATTTAAAAAAGGCCACCGCATCCGGATAGAGATATCCAGCAGTAATTTTCCTCGTTGGGATCGCAACCCGAACACCGGTGAACTGGCTCACGAAGCAGAAACATTAACCACCGCGTTTCAGACGGTCTACCATAACAGCCGGTATCAAACCCATATTCTGCTGCCCCTGATTCCTCGGTAA
- a CDS encoding CoA transferase has protein sequence MAKLPLEGITVIDFATLIAAPVIATFLGDFGATVIKVEQPDVGEPMRHKLAFPDGRSPIWLNEGRNKKTITLNLRTEQGQEIAHKLAEKADVVLLNFRPGQAEKWNIGPEDLHKSNENLIVALVSAYGQTGPYSKKGGFDRTIGAFCGTTYVTGYPDNPPVRTGYAQIDYMTAYMGAFGVMTALYNREVNQTGGEIIDLSLAEAGFRCSEAALMDYSMTGSIRERTGNRNPHFVPAEDFETRDGRILVINAGTERLWKKLACAMGQPELLEDERFDNTINRIVNQNALYAIIANWVKELTAEQGLKICDDAGVPADIIRNIADLADDPHMRKREAVMAFNDPEKGDILIPGVFPKMLRFPGKVKFLGARLGEHNHEIYGGLIGLSNDEISKLKDNGVI, from the coding sequence ATGGCAAAATTGCCGCTTGAAGGGATAACGGTCATCGATTTCGCGACACTGATTGCAGCACCGGTTATTGCCACATTTTTAGGAGACTTTGGCGCCACAGTCATTAAAGTTGAGCAGCCTGATGTCGGGGAACCGATGAGGCACAAATTGGCTTTTCCTGACGGCCGCAGCCCCATCTGGCTGAATGAAGGGCGCAATAAAAAAACAATAACGTTGAATCTAAGAACTGAACAAGGGCAGGAGATCGCGCATAAACTTGCCGAAAAGGCAGATGTCGTGTTGTTGAACTTCCGCCCCGGCCAGGCTGAAAAGTGGAATATCGGACCGGAAGATTTGCATAAAAGCAATGAAAATTTAATTGTAGCCCTGGTTTCAGCCTACGGGCAGACCGGACCGTACAGCAAAAAGGGCGGCTTTGATCGTACTATAGGGGCTTTTTGTGGAACCACTTATGTGACCGGTTACCCGGATAATCCGCCGGTGCGCACCGGCTATGCCCAAATCGATTACATGACGGCCTATATGGGCGCGTTCGGTGTGATGACGGCGCTTTATAACCGGGAGGTCAACCAAACTGGCGGGGAAATCATCGATTTGAGTTTGGCCGAGGCGGGTTTTCGTTGCTCGGAAGCCGCTCTAATGGATTACAGTATGACCGGAAGCATTCGTGAACGAACCGGTAACCGCAATCCCCACTTTGTACCTGCTGAAGACTTTGAAACAAGGGACGGCAGAATTCTGGTTATCAATGCCGGCACCGAACGCCTCTGGAAAAAGCTGGCATGTGCCATGGGGCAGCCGGAACTGCTGGAAGATGAGCGATTCGACAACACCATCAACCGGATTGTCAATCAAAATGCCCTCTACGCTATCATTGCGAACTGGGTAAAGGAATTGACGGCAGAACAAGGGTTGAAAATCTGTGACGACGCCGGTGTACCGGCAGATATTATCCGCAATATTGCTGATCTGGCAGACGATCCTCACATGCGCAAACGCGAAGCGGTAATGGCCTTTAACGATCCTGAGAAAGGCGATATTCTAATACCCGGCGTTTTTCCGAAGATGTTGCGCTTCCCGGGAAAGGTAAAATTCCTGGGCGCAAGATTAGGAGAGCATAACCATGAAATTTATGGCGGCCTTATCGGTTTATCAAACGATGAAATCTCAAAACTTAAGGATAACGGAGTGATTTAG